One region of Candidatus Saccharibacteria bacterium genomic DNA includes:
- a CDS encoding PH domain-containing protein, producing the protein MSIDPKLSSRLHHRLPIGDDEEILGVFRHHWFVYISIWVIGLFAIVAIMGSAVAFTTGAEGTGSQYRPVVIAGAALFSFLVALGTVVPAWMKAQEQLVVTDEAALQVLQPSLFGSKISQLSLQHVADVSVRKDFFGTLFGFGTIIIETPGEQANYTFSAVPSPDVAAKVLIEAHENFIAALESGRLPTSIRKNGNEAHGVTIDAGEYQKFLDFQQYQARAAQPENVAPSPDPNEKPA; encoded by the coding sequence ATGAGTATTGATCCAAAATTGAGCAGCAGGCTCCATCACAGGTTGCCTATAGGTGACGACGAAGAAATTCTTGGTGTATTTCGACACCATTGGTTTGTGTATATATCTATTTGGGTGATTGGTTTGTTTGCAATTGTGGCAATTATGGGTTCGGCGGTGGCTTTTACTACAGGAGCAGAGGGCACAGGAAGTCAGTATCGGCCAGTTGTGATTGCCGGAGCGGCGTTGTTTAGCTTTTTGGTTGCACTCGGTACAGTCGTTCCTGCATGGATGAAAGCCCAAGAACAGCTTGTTGTGACAGATGAGGCTGCTCTGCAGGTTTTACAACCGAGTTTGTTTGGTAGCAAAATTTCACAGCTAAGTTTACAGCATGTGGCCGATGTATCGGTGCGCAAAGATTTCTTTGGGACGCTGTTTGGCTTCGGGACGATAATTATAGAAACACCCGGTGAGCAGGCTAATTACACTTTTAGCGCCGTCCCGAGCCCTGATGTTGCTGCCAAAGTTCTGATTGAGGCGCATGAGAATTTTATTGCGGCGTTAGAAAGCGGTCGGTTGCCAACATCTATTCGAAAGAACGGCAACGAAGCACATGGGGTTACAATAGACGCGGGAGAATACCAGAAATTTCTCGATTTTCAGCAGTACCAAGCCCGAGCTGCCCAGCCGGAAAATGTTGCGCCGTCTCCTGACCCGAACGAAAAACCAGCCTGA
- the ruvB gene encoding Holliday junction branch migration DNA helicase RuvB, with translation MAIERIVNTVVVDDDSAEEVEFELKLRPHDFANYIGQERLKKNIQLAITAAKKRGEPLDHVLLYGPPGLGKTTMASVIANEMGAQIRITSGPAIERAGDLASLLTNLQDGDILFIDEIHRLHRTVEEVLYSAMEDYKLDIMLGKGPSARSMRLDLPQFTLIGATTRTGALAAPLRDRFGHIHRLEFYNPSEIQAIITRAASILGVKIDSSAALRLAERSRLTPRIANRLLKRVRDYADVNGDGIVDIEISTRALELLEIDGLGLDPADRMILTAIIDNYAGGPVGVETIAAMTAEERSTIEDFIEPYLLQIGLLERTPRGRKVTQKAYKHLGVKPTEEKGSSQVKLV, from the coding sequence ATGGCGATTGAGCGGATTGTAAATACGGTTGTGGTAGACGATGACTCGGCGGAAGAGGTTGAGTTTGAGCTAAAACTACGTCCGCACGATTTTGCAAACTACATTGGCCAGGAACGATTGAAGAAGAACATCCAGCTGGCAATTACTGCTGCGAAGAAACGCGGGGAGCCGCTTGATCACGTTTTGCTGTATGGACCGCCAGGTTTAGGCAAAACTACCATGGCGAGTGTGATTGCGAACGAAATGGGCGCGCAAATTCGCATCACATCTGGCCCGGCCATAGAACGCGCCGGTGATTTGGCTAGTTTGCTCACAAACCTTCAGGACGGCGATATTCTTTTTATAGACGAAATCCACCGTTTGCATCGTACCGTCGAGGAGGTGCTGTATAGTGCCATGGAAGACTACAAGCTCGACATTATGCTCGGCAAAGGACCAAGCGCGCGCAGCATGCGTCTGGATCTCCCACAGTTTACGCTCATCGGCGCTACCACACGCACCGGTGCTTTGGCTGCACCACTGCGCGACCGGTTTGGTCACATTCACCGTCTCGAGTTTTACAACCCAAGTGAAATTCAGGCAATAATAACAAGGGCAGCGAGCATACTAGGAGTTAAAATCGACTCATCTGCTGCCTTGCGTCTGGCCGAAAGAAGCCGCCTCACGCCGCGCATCGCCAACCGACTCTTGAAGCGCGTCCGCGACTACGCGGATGTAAATGGCGATGGGATAGTCGACATAGAAATAAGCACGCGGGCTCTTGAACTCCTGGAAATTGATGGACTGGGGCTCGACCCAGCCGACCGTATGATACTAACGGCTATTATCGATAACTACGCAGGTGGACCGGTAGGCGTCGAAACTATTGCGGCCATGACGGCTGAGGAACGCAGTACCATAGAAGATTTCATAGAACCATACCTCCTCCAGATTGGCTTGCTAGAGCGAACACCGCGCGGGCGAAAGGTTACACAAAAGGCATACAAACACCTCGGGGTAAAACCAACAGAGGAGAAAGGGTCATCCCAGGTAAAACTGGTATAA
- a CDS encoding prolyl oligopeptidase family serine peptidase → MLTNRKNLANLPHFNEYIFGEHNKKVLFFFAGMLTRTWLYTGAINRLVRHGYKVVAYDFHPGVVRKGDAESFLEVSERLSATVQKRIIEFERQGCISYGAFGVSMGTLFAIKVAAENDLIKKLVINLTYGSVAENVWTWNFIKSTKNKSLAQGYTMESLDAKLAPVSPIPNAAKLSGKKVLLYLSAKDKILRFDQSKQFKEALDIHGVEYDYLQNNKRGHILAGYQNMRDWRRWMDFLEK, encoded by the coding sequence ATGTTAACGAACAGAAAAAACCTAGCAAATCTGCCGCATTTTAACGAGTATATTTTTGGCGAACATAACAAAAAGGTGCTGTTTTTCTTTGCTGGCATGCTGACTCGGACTTGGCTGTACACGGGAGCCATAAACCGCTTAGTACGTCATGGTTATAAGGTAGTCGCATATGATTTTCATCCGGGAGTCGTTAGAAAGGGTGATGCGGAAAGCTTCTTAGAAGTTAGCGAACGTCTCAGCGCTACTGTTCAGAAACGGATTATTGAGTTTGAGCGGCAAGGTTGTATCAGCTACGGCGCCTTCGGTGTAAGTATGGGAACGTTGTTTGCCATAAAAGTAGCTGCCGAAAATGACCTTATCAAAAAGCTAGTCATTAATCTAACGTACGGAAGTGTCGCAGAAAATGTATGGACTTGGAACTTCATAAAAAGCACAAAAAATAAATCTCTTGCGCAGGGTTACACCATGGAGAGTCTCGATGCAAAACTCGCACCAGTGTCGCCCATACCGAACGCGGCTAAATTAAGCGGTAAGAAAGTTCTTCTGTACCTTTCAGCCAAAGACAAAATACTGCGCTTTGATCAGTCGAAGCAGTTTAAGGAGGCTTTAGATATTCACGGGGTAGAGTATGACTACTTGCAAAATAATAAACGCGGACACATTCTCGCCGGGTATCAGAACATGCGTGATTGGCGCAGGTGGATGGATTTTCTCGAGAAGTAG
- a CDS encoding aldo/keto reductase — protein MKIPEIKLVDGVKIPQIGLGLWQVKNETEVVAAVETAIAAGYTHFDDAHAYGNETWLGKALRNSGKPRADLFVTTKIRTELITLGQTRRSYNQSLERLSMDYIDLLLLHFPVPVQRKKAWLELEKIKAEGGAKSIGVSNYTIKHLEEMKLYATEMPVVNQVELHVFLQQPELLKYCQEHNIAVEAYSPLAHGKKMNDPTIVAIAQKHHKGYAQVMLRWCIQKGLVVLPKSVTPGRVHQNIDIFDFELDEEDLRRLAQLDQNYRTCWDPTHIP, from the coding sequence GTGAAAATACCAGAGATAAAATTGGTAGATGGTGTGAAAATCCCACAAATTGGGCTGGGGTTGTGGCAGGTAAAAAACGAAACAGAGGTTGTGGCGGCGGTCGAGACTGCAATCGCCGCTGGCTATACGCATTTTGACGATGCACACGCCTACGGTAACGAGACGTGGTTGGGTAAGGCTTTGCGAAACAGCGGAAAACCACGAGCAGATCTCTTTGTAACGACGAAAATTCGTACGGAGCTTATCACCCTTGGCCAAACACGTAGAAGCTACAACCAATCCTTAGAACGGCTCAGCATGGACTACATTGATTTGTTGCTCCTGCACTTCCCTGTACCTGTCCAGCGTAAAAAAGCCTGGTTGGAGTTGGAGAAGATCAAGGCTGAGGGCGGCGCAAAAAGCATCGGTGTCAGTAACTATACCATTAAGCACCTTGAGGAAATGAAGCTGTACGCCACAGAGATGCCAGTAGTCAACCAAGTGGAATTGCACGTGTTTTTGCAGCAACCGGAACTGCTGAAATATTGCCAGGAGCATAATATTGCCGTGGAAGCATATTCGCCACTTGCGCATGGGAAAAAAATGAACGACCCAACCATTGTCGCTATTGCTCAAAAACACCACAAAGGCTACGCGCAAGTTATGTTGCGCTGGTGCATCCAAAAAGGACTTGTTGTACTCCCAAAATCCGTCACACCGGGACGCGTGCATCAGAACATAGACATTTTCGATTTTGAGCTAGATGAAGAAGACCTACGCCGACTCGCCCAACTCGACCAAAATTACCGTACCTGCTGGGACCCCACTCACATTCCTTAA
- a CDS encoding aldo/keto reductase, producing the protein MEIPIKTLKSGFSLPVYGLGTWQMGGGWEADTSQDEREIHAIRYALDQGITHLDTAESYGNGHSEELIAYAMQGFDRSKLVITSKVSGNHQGYNDILRSCEASLERLRTDYIDLYLLHRFPDVGTDIRDTMRAMDRLVTEGMVRSIGACNLTVDRFKAAQAVTENKLVCNQLHYSLDCREIIDKNVLEYCQQKDVLVTAWGPLSKGTLEEAALLHEMAKKYQKTPYQVALNWLITQTNVITIPKTSSPKHLDENLGALGWELSQGDWQRLADDFPGQTNRSSRVPLDYEADVKP; encoded by the coding sequence ATGGAAATTCCAATTAAGACCCTGAAATCGGGATTTTCCCTGCCCGTCTATGGCCTAGGTACATGGCAGATGGGTGGGGGTTGGGAAGCGGATACGTCCCAAGACGAAAGAGAAATTCATGCGATACGTTATGCCCTAGACCAAGGCATCACCCATCTTGATACTGCTGAAAGCTATGGTAACGGGCATAGCGAAGAGTTGATTGCGTATGCAATGCAAGGGTTTGATCGCTCAAAGCTTGTCATTACCTCAAAAGTCTCAGGTAACCACCAAGGCTACAATGATATATTGCGTTCATGTGAAGCAAGCCTGGAGCGACTGCGAACTGATTACATTGATCTTTATCTGCTTCACCGTTTCCCGGATGTCGGTACGGACATCAGAGACACCATGCGTGCGATGGATCGACTCGTGACAGAGGGAATGGTGCGAAGTATCGGAGCATGCAACTTAACTGTTGACCGGTTCAAGGCTGCACAGGCAGTCACTGAAAATAAACTCGTGTGCAACCAGCTGCACTACAGTCTGGATTGCCGAGAAATAATCGACAAAAACGTGCTAGAGTATTGCCAACAGAAAGACGTGCTAGTTACTGCCTGGGGTCCGCTAAGCAAAGGCACACTTGAAGAAGCCGCGTTACTGCATGAAATGGCAAAAAAATACCAGAAGACACCTTACCAGGTCGCGCTGAACTGGCTCATCACTCAAACAAATGTCATCACCATCCCAAAAACATCCAGTCCCAAACATCTTGATGAAAATCTTGGTGCCCTCGGCTGGGAGCTGAGCCAAGGAGATTGGCAGCGTTTGGCAGATGATTTTCCAGGGCAGACAAACCGTTCTAGCCGCGTGCCGCTTGACTATGAAGCAGACGTAAAACCATGA
- the ruvA gene encoding Holliday junction branch migration protein RuvA has translation MIVSLRGVVEKTTEGIILDVSGVGYGLNVTSEDFGKLVNGTEAKMYVYEHIREQGYDLFGFTLTDTKKLFEQLLGVKNVGPKVAMAVLDLGSAATVRSAIASGDVKLLQSAKGVGKRAAEQVVVELRDKVGLVPGASAEDVVYRPGVNTQDEALEALVSLGYSAQDAAIALQKIDANLSTEERIKQALKG, from the coding sequence ATGATTGTTAGTTTACGGGGAGTCGTAGAGAAAACCACTGAAGGTATTATTCTCGATGTGAGCGGTGTTGGGTATGGGCTGAATGTCACCAGTGAGGACTTTGGCAAACTGGTAAATGGTACGGAGGCTAAAATGTATGTGTACGAGCATATTCGTGAGCAAGGCTATGACCTTTTTGGTTTTACCCTCACCGACACTAAGAAGTTGTTTGAGCAGTTACTCGGGGTAAAAAACGTTGGACCGAAAGTGGCGATGGCGGTGTTAGACCTTGGCTCCGCCGCCACAGTGCGCAGTGCGATAGCGTCAGGTGATGTCAAGCTTTTGCAAAGCGCCAAAGGCGTCGGCAAGCGTGCGGCAGAACAAGTCGTGGTAGAGCTGCGGGACAAGGTAGGCCTTGTGCCGGGTGCCTCTGCCGAAGACGTTGTCTATCGCCCAGGCGTGAACACACAAGACGAAGCCCTAGAGGCGCTGGTTTCGCTCGGCTATTCTGCGCAAGATGCCGCCATTGCCCTACAGAAAATTGACGCAAATCTTTCCACCGAAGAACGTATTAAACAAGCGCTAAAGGGCTGA
- a CDS encoding transposase has translation MPGKNIIKQYTPDSYYHIYTRGVNKDITFDGEDDFSVFTGLLKRYLSASATKASTRHVYPSFNGRLELLAYALMPNHIHLFIYQHDEYAIRDFMRALLTSYCMQYNKAHKRVGPLFQSRYRAVRVSDDAYLQHISRYIHLNPSDWRTSDKTSLDYYLGKRHADWIQPARILELFAGPQGYMTFLEDYEDVKKMYDEIKWDLATIEDRDEEEPKFYGDKDRP, from the coding sequence ATGCCGGGGAAAAACATTATCAAACAATACACGCCGGATAGCTATTATCACATCTACACGCGTGGTGTAAATAAAGACATCACCTTCGATGGTGAGGATGACTTTAGTGTATTTACCGGGTTGTTAAAACGGTATCTTTCGGCGTCGGCCACCAAAGCATCAACTCGCCATGTCTATCCATCATTCAATGGTCGTCTTGAGCTCTTAGCTTACGCCCTCATGCCGAATCACATTCATTTATTCATTTATCAGCACGATGAGTACGCAATACGAGACTTCATGCGCGCGCTCCTCACGAGCTACTGCATGCAATACAACAAAGCGCATAAGAGGGTTGGACCACTTTTTCAAAGCCGGTATCGAGCGGTCCGCGTAAGCGATGATGCTTACTTGCAGCATATCTCCCGATATATACATCTAAACCCAAGCGACTGGCGCACAAGCGATAAAACAAGCCTTGACTACTACCTTGGGAAACGACACGCCGACTGGATACAGCCCGCGCGCATTTTAGAGCTCTTTGCCGGCCCGCAAGGTTATATGACCTTTCTAGAAGATTATGAGGACGTTAAAAAAATGTACGATGAGATCAAATGGGACTTAGCGACCATCGAAGACCGTGATGAAGAGGAACCGAAGTTTTATGGCGACAAGGACAGACCCTGA
- the ruvC gene encoding crossover junction endodeoxyribonuclease RuvC — translation MRILGIDPGTGILGFGVIDVTRGKTQLVDAGVIRTPAHEDDVVRLQTIYDELTDIIVQTKPTHMAVEKLFFSRNVTTAMTVAQARGVVLLCGSQSGLEISEYTPLQIKMAITGYGRADKKQIQEMVRIHLGLTEAPKPDDCADALATALTHAQSRKLYSS, via the coding sequence ATGCGGATACTCGGGATTGACCCAGGCACGGGTATACTTGGTTTCGGTGTTATAGATGTTACACGTGGCAAGACGCAGTTGGTTGATGCTGGTGTGATACGGACTCCCGCACATGAAGATGACGTGGTGCGCTTGCAAACCATCTATGATGAGCTGACAGACATTATTGTGCAAACAAAGCCAACACATATGGCAGTTGAAAAGCTATTTTTCTCCCGCAATGTCACTACGGCCATGACAGTGGCGCAGGCAAGGGGTGTCGTTCTGCTATGCGGCAGCCAAAGCGGTCTGGAGATTTCTGAATACACACCGCTTCAGATAAAAATGGCAATTACCGGTTATGGTAGAGCAGACAAAAAGCAAATTCAAGAAATGGTGCGTATTCACCTCGGCCTAACTGAAGCGCCGAAGCCGGACGACTGTGCCGACGCCCTTGCTACTGCCCTCACTCATGCCCAATCTCGCAAACTTTATTCAAGCTAA
- a CDS encoding inositol monophosphatase, translating into MAYKKELEFAKILALEAGEIMRRYFRSDRLGTVLKEDLTPLTVADTTINDLVIARVREMFPDHGVLGEEASFEPERQLIWVVDPIDGTSPFSCGIPVSTFSLALVDRKDGQAYVSATYDPYLDELMFATKNGGAFCGTEPLKTSRATDLAGRYVSQGSGLWSIEPTVAIGEVITQLNAADVRGFNFISAVYGARQVAKGNFVASFLLYGSPWDSAAVALLVDEAGGVASDILGYERRYDEFANGLLVSCNEAIHEKMLNIFRESATVQSNRRAAV; encoded by the coding sequence ATGGCGTACAAAAAAGAGCTTGAGTTTGCTAAAATTTTGGCCCTTGAAGCGGGCGAGATTATGCGACGTTACTTTCGTTCCGACAGGCTCGGTACAGTTCTAAAAGAGGATCTCACGCCGCTAACAGTTGCCGATACAACCATAAACGACCTCGTAATTGCGCGCGTACGGGAAATGTTTCCAGATCATGGTGTGCTTGGCGAAGAAGCTAGCTTTGAGCCGGAACGCCAGCTGATATGGGTAGTTGACCCAATAGATGGCACAAGTCCATTTAGCTGCGGAATTCCTGTCAGTACTTTTTCGCTTGCGCTCGTGGACAGAAAAGACGGGCAAGCCTACGTATCGGCAACGTATGACCCCTATCTCGACGAACTTATGTTCGCGACTAAAAATGGAGGTGCGTTTTGTGGCACTGAACCGCTTAAAACGAGTCGGGCAACTGACTTAGCAGGGCGTTATGTATCTCAGGGTAGTGGTCTGTGGAGCATCGAACCGACGGTTGCTATTGGTGAAGTAATCACCCAGCTGAATGCAGCCGATGTGCGAGGGTTTAACTTCATATCTGCTGTTTACGGGGCGAGACAGGTTGCAAAGGGCAACTTTGTGGCTAGTTTCTTGCTGTATGGATCTCCGTGGGATAGTGCAGCTGTGGCACTGCTTGTTGATGAAGCGGGGGGTGTTGCGAGCGATATACTTGGCTATGAACGCCGCTATGACGAATTTGCAAATGGTTTGTTAGTTTCATGCAACGAAGCAATACATGAAAAAATGCTGAATATTTTTCGAGAATCGGCTACGGTGCAGTCCAACCGCCGAGCTGCTGTCTAA
- a CDS encoding YebC/PmpR family DNA-binding transcriptional regulator: MSGHSKWSTIKRQKGAKDAARGAVFTKLGNAIAIAARSGTDPDTNFALRLTMDKAKTANMPAANIQRAIDRVKDKSAAELHEVLYEGYGPGGVAILVEVATDNLNRTYPEVRLAFSKHGGNIAEKGAVAFQFTRKGAIEVRGKGDELLLQAIDAGAADVEEDGDGSVVYTEPSELAYVRDGLKERGVDITDAYLTYMPNTTVEITERETAGKIMRLMDALDDCDDVANTHVNFDIDESLLG; the protein is encoded by the coding sequence ATGTCAGGTCATAGCAAGTGGTCTACCATCAAACGACAAAAAGGTGCCAAAGATGCTGCGCGTGGCGCTGTCTTTACGAAGCTTGGTAATGCCATAGCCATAGCGGCTAGAAGTGGCACCGACCCAGATACAAACTTTGCCCTTCGCCTTACTATGGACAAAGCAAAGACGGCAAATATGCCCGCCGCCAATATACAGCGAGCAATAGATAGAGTGAAAGATAAATCGGCCGCAGAACTACACGAAGTGCTCTACGAAGGCTATGGGCCGGGTGGTGTTGCTATACTCGTTGAAGTCGCAACCGACAACCTAAACCGTACTTATCCAGAAGTGCGCTTGGCATTTAGCAAGCACGGCGGCAATATTGCCGAAAAGGGCGCGGTGGCGTTTCAGTTTACGCGCAAAGGGGCTATAGAAGTACGCGGCAAGGGCGACGAATTGCTCCTTCAGGCAATCGATGCAGGAGCTGCTGATGTCGAGGAAGATGGTGATGGCTCAGTTGTTTACACAGAGCCGAGCGAATTGGCGTACGTGCGTGACGGTTTGAAGGAACGCGGTGTCGATATTACCGATGCGTATTTGACGTATATGCCAAATACAACCGTAGAAATTACCGAACGCGAAACAGCCGGCAAGATTATGCGCCTCATGGACGCACTAGACGACTGCGACGATGTTGCAAACACCCATGTGAACTTTGACATCGACGAAAGCCTGCTAGGGTAA
- a CDS encoding Crp/Fnr family transcriptional regulator, whose protein sequence is MDERKQYGALKLLEPHGVVRNYLKKRTILFQGEVPTNVLVLRKGIIKVYGITADGDQRTVTLLTAGDVFPMSWVFGKSPICIYYFEAATDCTVVAVSREDYEHALATVPELKEQIFQNYMSHYVAATMHVYALEHSYAQDKIVYILQYLVTRFGEKQADGKCKIALRLSHQDIAEMVGITRETAAVELHKLKKKGLIDYEKFTYYVDTIRLFRSDRGDEFQDLVLRNRATH, encoded by the coding sequence ATGGATGAACGAAAGCAGTATGGCGCGCTGAAGCTTCTTGAGCCGCACGGCGTAGTGCGCAACTACCTAAAAAAAAGAACCATTTTATTTCAGGGTGAAGTTCCAACCAACGTACTCGTGCTACGCAAAGGCATTATTAAAGTATATGGGATAACAGCCGACGGCGATCAGCGTACAGTGACTCTGCTAACGGCCGGTGATGTGTTTCCTATGTCATGGGTGTTTGGCAAGTCACCTATTTGTATCTACTATTTTGAAGCGGCAACAGATTGCACGGTGGTGGCTGTCAGCCGTGAAGACTACGAGCATGCGTTGGCAACAGTGCCTGAGCTGAAAGAGCAGATATTTCAGAACTACATGTCACACTATGTGGCTGCAACCATGCACGTTTATGCGCTAGAACACTCCTACGCACAAGATAAGATAGTATATATTTTGCAGTACCTTGTTACTCGGTTTGGCGAAAAGCAAGCGGACGGTAAGTGTAAGATTGCCTTGCGACTTAGTCATCAGGATATCGCAGAAATGGTTGGGATAACCCGCGAGACTGCTGCTGTAGAGCTGCACAAACTGAAGAAAAAGGGTTTAATCGATTACGAGAAATTTACGTACTACGTTGACACGATACGACTGTTTCGTTCAGACCGTGGCGACGAGTTCCAAGATCTTGTGCTTCGCAATCGGGCAACGCACTAG
- a CDS encoding ion transporter → MHSNNQIKKLRRFLLIKEIIMYGLVGLSFVFLALEHFEQLNHEQLIVIEFFEVGVALIFLAEFVFEWYFARDRARYLRHNWFYLIAAVPVPTTSFEILRGVRLLRLFKLLKIFAHMRYEHNTRLFE, encoded by the coding sequence ATGCATAGCAATAATCAGATAAAAAAGCTGCGGCGATTCCTGCTAATAAAAGAAATAATTATGTACGGGCTGGTCGGCTTGAGTTTTGTGTTTTTGGCACTGGAGCATTTTGAGCAGCTGAACCACGAGCAACTCATAGTGATAGAGTTTTTTGAAGTGGGTGTAGCGTTGATATTTTTGGCAGAATTCGTTTTTGAATGGTACTTTGCGCGCGACCGAGCGAGGTACTTGCGGCACAACTGGTTCTATTTAATTGCTGCTGTGCCGGTTCCCACCACATCTTTTGAGATCCTAAGAGGCGTTCGGCTGCTACGGCTTTTTAAGCTCCTGAAAATATTTGCTCACATGCGCTACGAACACAACACCCGCCTGTTCGAATAA
- a CDS encoding CPBP family intramembrane metalloprotease, whose translation MMLRNKQIVKGLVIFIELMVVAYIVTADIAVATLLLLFLVFVSLRTRKQKFSLLRLRKFKNFKTDIPKIFALTVAWTAFTLGVVAPVLSHLFGLQQDTAAYASLEGNVPQMLGLLALTWTLVVFGEEIIYRSFIPLRVSELFSTYRRKYLLALLLSSVLFGLAHSELGWAGMIIAFSNGIYYSLVKHYFDDNLWASVLSHGFSNTIGIVGFFLIGPVSSFW comes from the coding sequence TTGATGCTACGCAATAAGCAGATAGTAAAAGGCTTAGTTATATTTATCGAGCTAATGGTTGTTGCGTATATAGTTACTGCTGATATTGCTGTCGCCACTTTGTTACTGCTATTTTTGGTTTTTGTCTCGTTGCGTACTCGGAAACAAAAATTTTCGTTACTGCGACTTCGTAAATTCAAAAATTTTAAGACGGATATCCCAAAAATATTTGCTTTGACGGTTGCTTGGACTGCCTTTACTCTTGGTGTTGTGGCTCCTGTGCTAAGTCATCTTTTTGGGTTACAACAAGATACCGCAGCTTATGCCAGCCTAGAGGGTAACGTACCGCAGATGCTTGGGCTTCTGGCTCTGACATGGACTCTAGTAGTATTTGGAGAAGAGATTATATACCGTAGTTTTATACCGCTCAGAGTTAGCGAGCTTTTTTCGACCTATCGTCGCAAGTATTTACTTGCTTTGCTATTATCATCAGTACTTTTCGGACTTGCACACTCAGAGCTAGGATGGGCGGGAATGATAATCGCTTTTTCTAATGGTATCTATTATAGTCTCGTAAAACATTATTTTGACGACAATTTGTGGGCATCTGTTTTAAGCCACGGGTTTAGTAATACAATTGGTATCGTTGGGTTTTTCCTTATCGGTCCAGTCTCGTCATTCTGGTAG